Proteins from a single region of Weeksella virosa DSM 16922:
- a CDS encoding SusD/RagB family nutrient-binding outer membrane lipoprotein gives MKNLFVKISLFSLLCSGPIACTEDFDQTNINPNLVSEVTPGSLINPVLYNLASNNAIKNYDITSALMQVHVPFPDVTAGGVHRYDITDRTGNSSWNAAYRWLTNINEMLVRSKELKQSNYEAISLTLRAYAFANLTDIFGDVPFSEAFRAEEGISQAKFDSQKEIYQTLLADLERANSLYDHKIPLPYVADLLFGNDITKWQKFTNSLHLRLLLRVSDKSEMNAFPKMVNMLSNPEKYPIMTSNLDNAVLQVTGISPNVSPWARPQDFNNGRAMAEFFIDQLVESKDPRILKIATQAKSLGDNNSIGYKGIPAGYDGSEAFDFSPSGLLRIQAEAPMKITLFTYSEIEFIQAELAYKGYTSDAEKHYQNGVKAAIEYLTEEEIPIDYFDSDATRYDGTLERIMLQKYLSLYFVDYQQWFEYRRTGYPNLPKIPAGKNDGVVPSRLLYPSSVKIYNKENYDKAVAAMGGDNINTKVWWQTK, from the coding sequence ATGAAAAATCTTTTCGTAAAAATATCTTTATTTTCTCTTCTTTGTTCTGGGCCTATTGCTTGTACAGAAGATTTTGATCAAACCAATATCAATCCCAATTTGGTATCAGAAGTTACTCCTGGCTCGTTAATCAATCCCGTACTGTATAATTTGGCCAGTAATAATGCCATCAAAAACTATGATATTACCAGTGCATTGATGCAAGTGCACGTTCCTTTCCCAGATGTAACCGCAGGAGGTGTGCATCGGTATGATATAACGGATAGAACTGGGAATTCTAGCTGGAATGCGGCTTATCGTTGGTTGACCAATATCAATGAAATGTTGGTTAGAAGTAAAGAACTCAAACAATCTAATTATGAAGCCATTTCTTTAACCTTACGTGCTTATGCTTTTGCTAATCTGACGGATATATTTGGTGATGTACCTTTTTCCGAGGCTTTTCGAGCAGAAGAAGGCATTAGTCAAGCGAAATTCGATTCGCAGAAAGAAATCTATCAAACACTTTTAGCAGACTTAGAAAGAGCAAATTCTCTCTATGATCATAAAATACCTTTGCCGTATGTAGCCGATCTGTTATTTGGGAATGATATCACAAAATGGCAAAAATTCACGAACTCTTTGCATTTGCGTTTATTGTTGCGCGTGTCGGATAAATCCGAAATGAATGCTTTTCCTAAAATGGTGAACATGCTCAGCAATCCAGAAAAATATCCGATAATGACTTCTAATCTCGATAACGCAGTTTTGCAAGTTACTGGCATTTCACCGAATGTTTCGCCGTGGGCTCGACCACAAGATTTTAATAACGGAAGAGCAATGGCAGAGTTTTTTATCGATCAATTAGTAGAATCAAAAGACCCAAGAATTCTTAAAATTGCTACTCAAGCAAAATCTCTTGGCGATAATAATTCTATCGGTTACAAAGGGATTCCTGCAGGATACGATGGTTCAGAAGCTTTTGACTTTTCGCCCTCTGGCTTGCTAAGAATACAAGCAGAAGCACCAATGAAAATTACATTATTCACCTATTCTGAAATCGAGTTTATCCAAGCAGAATTGGCTTATAAAGGCTACACAAGTGATGCAGAAAAACATTACCAAAACGGAGTGAAGGCAGCAATAGAATACCTTACAGAAGAGGAAATTCCTATAGATTATTTCGATAGTGATGCAACTCGATACGACGGAACTCTAGAGCGAATTATGCTTCAGAAATATTTATCTTTATACTTTGTAGATTATCAACAATGGTTCGAGTATAGAAGAACTGGCTATCCGAATTTACCAAAAATTCCTGCTGGCAAAAATGATGGAGTAGTACCGTCGAGGTTGTTGTACCCTAGTTCGGTGAAAATCTACAATAAAGAAAACTACGATAAAGCTGTTGCAGCGATGGGCGGTGATAATATTAATACAAAAGTTTGGTGGCAAACAAAATAA
- a CDS encoding calcineurin-like phosphoesterase C-terminal domain-containing protein: MKKIIFSIAVIVNLQANAQQIVKGIVFEDRNNNGRLDKKEKGIENVAVSNGIDVVLTDSKGRYTLTVNDDNQVFVIKPSHYKTPLDTYFTPKFYHTHKPKGSPKNFKYAGVEPTKKLPKSVDFPLLPEKESSTFTAFVFGDPQAYTEEELTFFRKAIVDDAMQHKENVSFGISLGDLVGDDLSLQPKYKKIMSALSLPWYNVIGNHDMNFEATIDEYSDETFEKNFGPSTYAFNYGNAHFLILDNILYPNPRGGKGYLGGFRQDQLEFIKNDLKFVPKNKLIVLSFHIPIFIEGEDHFDKESRQQLLAILKDFPNVLMMSAHTHYQMHQFYGKDKGWEGAKPLHEYNVGTTSGDWYSGELNALGVPVSTMRDGTPRGYAYLTVKDNQYELDYKVASKPLDYKMEIYAPNVIANKGWNTSYVVANIFMGSEKDQVEIRFGNGKWQKMEKTLQEDPTFYHQVQRWDISQELLTGRRPSNPIKSSHLWQKKLPNNLGIGEHSIEVRVLDMFGRTYSNSTTYRIEEKKEIAK; this comes from the coding sequence ATGAAAAAAATAATTTTTAGCATTGCTGTAATCGTCAACCTTCAGGCTAATGCACAACAAATTGTAAAGGGAATAGTTTTCGAAGATCGTAATAATAACGGCCGTCTAGACAAAAAAGAAAAAGGTATAGAGAATGTTGCCGTTTCTAATGGGATAGATGTGGTTCTTACCGATTCTAAAGGACGTTATACGCTTACAGTAAATGATGATAATCAAGTGTTTGTTATCAAGCCAAGTCATTATAAAACTCCATTAGATACTTACTTTACGCCAAAGTTCTATCATACCCATAAACCAAAAGGTTCCCCAAAAAATTTTAAATATGCAGGGGTAGAGCCGACCAAAAAGTTACCAAAATCTGTAGATTTTCCACTCCTACCAGAAAAAGAAAGCTCTACTTTCACAGCCTTTGTTTTTGGTGATCCGCAAGCATATACCGAAGAAGAATTAACTTTCTTTCGCAAAGCCATTGTCGACGATGCTATGCAACATAAAGAAAATGTTTCTTTTGGGATAAGTTTGGGGGATTTGGTAGGCGATGATCTTTCTCTACAGCCGAAATATAAAAAAATAATGAGTGCTCTGTCTTTACCATGGTACAATGTAATTGGTAACCATGATATGAATTTCGAGGCAACGATTGATGAGTATTCAGATGAAACTTTTGAGAAAAATTTTGGACCTAGTACGTACGCTTTCAATTACGGCAATGCCCATTTTCTTATTCTTGATAATATTTTATATCCTAATCCTAGAGGAGGAAAAGGGTATTTAGGAGGTTTCAGACAAGATCAACTAGAATTTATAAAAAATGATCTGAAATTTGTTCCTAAAAATAAACTAATCGTTTTGTCTTTTCATATCCCGATTTTTATAGAAGGAGAAGATCATTTCGATAAAGAAAGTCGCCAACAATTGCTTGCTATCCTAAAAGATTTCCCGAACGTGTTAATGATGTCTGCACATACACATTATCAGATGCACCAATTTTATGGCAAGGATAAAGGTTGGGAGGGTGCAAAACCATTGCACGAATATAATGTGGGTACCACCTCTGGTGATTGGTACTCTGGCGAGCTAAATGCGTTGGGTGTTCCTGTATCTACGATGAGAGATGGTACGCCTAGAGGATATGCTTATCTCACGGTTAAAGACAATCAATACGAATTGGATTACAAGGTTGCAAGTAAGCCGCTTGATTATAAAATGGAGATATATGCACCCAACGTTATCGCCAACAAAGGATGGAATACATCTTATGTAGTTGCCAATATTTTCATGGGAAGCGAAAAAGATCAAGTAGAAATACGTTTTGGGAATGGAAAATGGCAAAAAATGGAAAAAACTCTGCAAGAAGATCCTACGTTTTATCATCAAGTTCAGCGATGGGATATTTCTCAAGAATTACTTACAGGCAGAAGACCTTCGAATCCGATCAAGAGTTCTCACTTATGGCAAAAAAAATTACCAAATAATTTAGGGATAGGAGAACATAGTATAGAGGTAAGAGTTTTGGATATGTTCGGACGCACTTACTCTAATAGTACAACTTACCGAATAGAAGAAAAAAAAGAAATAGCTAAATAA
- the cas2 gene encoding CRISPR-associated endonuclease Cas2, translating into MSFSRYNAYRIMWVLVFFDLPTETKKHRAIATRFRKKLLDDGFTMFQFSIYIRHCPSRENADVHIKRVKKSLPPEGKVGILCITDKQFGQMELYFAQKETDLPQVPQQLELF; encoded by the coding sequence ATGAGTTTTAGTCGATATAACGCCTATAGAATTATGTGGGTACTCGTATTCTTTGATCTACCAACCGAAACCAAAAAACATCGAGCCATTGCGACTCGATTTAGAAAAAAATTGTTGGATGATGGATTTACCATGTTTCAATTCTCGATTTATATCCGACATTGTCCGAGTAGAGAAAATGCAGATGTACATATAAAAAGAGTGAAAAAAAGTTTACCGCCAGAAGGAAAAGTAGGAATTTTGTGCATCACCGACAAACAATTCGGACAAATGGAATTGTATTTTGCCCAAAAAGAAACCGATTTGCCCCAAGTTCCCCAACAATTAGAATTGTTTTAG
- the cas1 gene encoding type II CRISPR-associated endonuclease Cas1: MLKRTIYIGNPAYLKFKDHQLKIEDPETKQEKASIPIEDLGFLVLDHYQITISQPLIVALQQNNVAIISCDESHLPLGLMLPISGHVEHSERLKHQVNISEPLRKQLWKQTVEAKIFQQKEVLRLNNLPHDRMITYMNSVKSGDSTNMEGIAAQYYWSTLFDDFIRDRKGDAPNNFLNFGYAVLRSMVARAIVCSGLHPTIGIFHKNKYNAYCLADDLMEPYRPYVDLLVVEWMQKPFSPYQLDKNVKAHLLQIATRDVTINGLQRPLMTALSITSSSLYKCFTGENRVLSYPMLS, translated from the coding sequence ATGCTCAAACGTACCATATACATAGGCAATCCGGCTTATTTGAAGTTCAAGGATCATCAACTAAAAATAGAAGATCCCGAAACCAAGCAAGAAAAGGCCTCTATACCGATAGAAGATTTAGGTTTTTTGGTCCTCGATCATTATCAAATCACCATCAGTCAACCACTCATCGTAGCTTTGCAGCAAAACAATGTAGCCATTATCAGTTGCGATGAGAGTCATTTGCCTTTAGGTCTAATGTTGCCAATAAGTGGACATGTAGAACATAGCGAACGATTGAAGCATCAGGTCAATATTTCAGAACCCTTGCGAAAACAATTATGGAAACAAACCGTAGAAGCGAAAATTTTTCAACAAAAAGAAGTGTTGCGGCTGAACAATTTACCACACGACCGTATGATTACGTATATGAATTCGGTAAAATCTGGCGATAGTACCAATATGGAAGGCATTGCTGCACAATATTATTGGTCTACCTTGTTTGATGATTTTATTCGCGATCGAAAAGGTGATGCACCCAATAATTTCCTCAATTTTGGCTACGCTGTTTTACGAAGTATGGTGGCTAGAGCAATTGTCTGTAGTGGATTGCATCCAACCATAGGCATCTTCCACAAAAACAAATACAATGCCTACTGTTTAGCCGATGATCTGATGGAACCTTACCGTCCGTATGTTGATCTTTTGGTGGTCGAATGGATGCAAAAACCTTTTTCACCCTACCAATTGGATAAGAATGTCAAAGCTCATTTGCTACAGATTGCCACCCGAGATGTAACCATCAACGGTTTACAACGACCTTTGATGACTGCCCTTAGCATTACAAGTAGTTCCTTGTATAAATGTTTCACAGGCGAAAATAGAGTTCTGAGTTACCCGATGTTATCATGA